One window of the Triticum dicoccoides isolate Atlit2015 ecotype Zavitan chromosome 3B, WEW_v2.0, whole genome shotgun sequence genome contains the following:
- the LOC119280638 gene encoding E3 ubiquitin-protein ligase SINA-like 7, with translation MDGSNSNNRSGEAPREGDRWMDVRILKETLDCTVCFEHFSTEIYQCSVGHFICSSCRDKILDKKCPTCSIKTSFNRCFGMEHVVQSVAFPCSNAKYGCREGHAYYQKERHEQVCTYAPCFCPASDCSFTGQTPELLDHLTIYHMSPCTDLPYHGTVSLRLEPGIHVLAPRNKSNNHFFIFNMEPERLGYAISVVCVQPKATEPKFACSMSYDCSGTGYCGSASCQIKSSTLSDGLPTDYDLIPPKRKISGDRKFIMLRITIHQASSVSKSRVKGKGLTSTPLTLFARRSDDDGDIVCRSCIEGKGPTSSQKLLFPDYSSDDDEDVPSRFERALQRVSLLD, from the exons ATGGACGGCAGCAACTCCAACAACAGAAGTGGCGAAGCTCCGAGAGAGGGAGACCGCTGGATGGATGTCAGAATATTGAAGGAGACCCTTGACTGCACAGTCTGCTTTGAGCACTTTAGCACTGAGATTTATCAG TGTTCTGTTGGGCATTTCATATGCTCATCTTGCCGCGACAAGATACTGGACAAGAAGTGCCCCACATGCTCTATCAAAACTTCCTTCAACCGCTGCTTTGGGATGGAACATGTTGTCCAGTCAGTCGCATTTCCTTGCTCCAATGCTAAGTATGGATGCAGAGAGGGTCACGCATACTATCAGAAAGAAAGGCATGAGCAGGTATGCACGTATGCCCCATGCTTCTGCCCAGCGTCCGACTGCAGCTTCACTGGGCAGACACCCGAGCTCCTGGACCATCTGACCATCTATCACATGTCTCCATGTACAGACCTCCCATATCATGGGACGGTGTCTCTCCGCTTAGAACCGGGCATACATGTTCTGGCACCCCGCAACAAGAGCAACAACCATTTTTTCATTTTCAACATGGAGCCAGAGCGTCTTGGATATGCTATCTCAGTCGTCTGCGTCCAACCTAAAGCTACGGAACCCAAGTTCGCATGTAGTATGAGTTATGACTGCTCTGGGACAGGTTATTGTGGAAGTGCAAGTTGCCAAATAAAAAGCTCTACACTCTCTGATGGGCTACCGACGGACTACGACTTAATTCCACCCAAGAGAAAGATTTCTGGTGATCGGAAATTTATCATGCTGAGAATCACCATTCATCAAGCTTCAAGTGTCAGCAAATCCCGTGTTAAAGGAAAGGGCCTGACTTCCACTCCATTGACCCTGTTTGCCCGTCGTTCTGATGATGATGGCGATATAGTCTGCAGATCCTGTATTGAAGGAAAGGGGCCAACTTCCTCTCAAAAGCTACTGTTTCCTGATTATTCTTCTGATGACGATGAGGATGTGCCCTCAAGATTCGAGCGTGCACTCCAACGGGTGTCCCTGCTTGATTAA